A single Sphingomonas kaistensis DNA region contains:
- the nadC gene encoding carboxylating nicotinate-nucleotide diphosphorylase, whose product MINGFDLDEFVTRTLAEDMGEGGDVTSAATIPADARFTATMNCREEIVVAGIDLAAAFFRRLDPEVTLDLEVADGSRIPAGTVLMRIEGGAAKMLTAERSALNTLQHLSGIATLTRRYVDAIQGTGAILLDTRKTIPGLRVLEKYAARMGGAENHRMRLDDGLLIKDNHVAVNGSVEAAVARARAHGSSLPIQVEVDRIEQIEPALAAGADRLLLDNMPPPVLREAVALVTGRVPLEASGGVRLDTIRAIAETGVTYVSVGRITQSAPAVDIGLDFSLS is encoded by the coding sequence ATGATCAACGGTTTCGACCTCGACGAGTTCGTCACCCGCACGCTTGCCGAGGATATGGGCGAGGGCGGGGACGTCACCTCCGCCGCGACCATTCCGGCGGACGCGCGCTTCACCGCGACGATGAATTGCCGCGAGGAGATCGTGGTCGCGGGCATCGACCTTGCCGCCGCGTTCTTCCGCCGCCTCGATCCCGAGGTGACGCTCGATCTCGAAGTCGCCGACGGCTCCCGCATTCCCGCCGGCACGGTGCTGATGCGGATCGAGGGCGGGGCCGCTAAGATGCTGACCGCCGAGCGGTCGGCGCTGAACACGCTGCAGCACCTGTCGGGCATCGCCACGCTGACCCGTCGCTATGTCGATGCGATCCAAGGCACCGGCGCGATCCTGCTCGATACGCGCAAGACCATCCCCGGCCTGCGCGTGCTGGAGAAATATGCGGCGCGGATGGGCGGGGCTGAGAACCACCGGATGCGGCTGGACGACGGGCTGCTGATCAAGGACAATCACGTCGCGGTGAACGGCTCGGTCGAAGCCGCCGTCGCCCGCGCCCGCGCTCATGGAAGCAGTCTGCCGATCCAGGTCGAGGTCGACCGGATCGAGCAGATCGAACCCGCGCTCGCCGCCGGGGCCGACCGGCTCCTCCTCGACAACATGCCGCCGCCGGTGCTGCGCGAAGCGGTCGCACTGGTCACCGGGCGCGTGCCGCTCGAAGCGTCGGGCGGGGTACGGCTCGACACCATCCGCGCGATTGCCGAGACGGGCGTCACCTACGTCTCGGTCGGGCGGATCACCCAATCGGCACCGGCGGTCGATATCGGGCTCGATTTTTCGTTGAGTTAG
- a CDS encoding metallophosphoesterase produces the protein MARLVHLSDLHFGAHDDNIVAAVLAEVDTAAPDLVIISGDFTQRAKTEQYQQACAFLEKLRDAGHEMLAVPGNHDVPLYDVFRRFLSPLGRYKKYIDETLCPWHQLDGVSVLGLNTARSLTIKDGRINSEQRDFVCKHFEEAPKGDLKVLVTHHPLFALPVSDEGILGRPVGRQEKALDVVNELGIDLLLAGHNHRASTHHARDLVTRAGGALVVQAGTATSVRTREEEQSFNILEVEPGAVTLGLKRWTGAQFESAEPTRFVKQGDAWHRAEVLADPAEA, from the coding sequence ATGGCCCGTCTCGTACATCTTTCCGACCTGCACTTCGGCGCGCATGACGACAATATCGTCGCCGCCGTGCTTGCCGAGGTCGACACCGCCGCTCCCGATCTCGTCATCATCAGCGGCGATTTTACGCAGCGGGCCAAGACCGAACAATATCAGCAGGCGTGCGCCTTCCTCGAAAAACTGCGCGACGCGGGCCACGAAATGCTGGCGGTGCCGGGCAATCACGATGTTCCGTTGTACGACGTCTTCCGCCGCTTCCTGTCGCCGCTCGGCCGCTACAAGAAATATATCGATGAGACGCTTTGCCCCTGGCACCAGCTCGATGGCGTGTCGGTGCTCGGCCTCAACACCGCGCGGTCGCTGACGATCAAGGACGGGCGGATCAATTCGGAGCAGCGCGATTTCGTCTGCAAGCATTTCGAAGAAGCGCCGAAAGGTGACTTGAAGGTGCTGGTCACTCATCATCCCCTGTTCGCGCTGCCGGTCAGCGACGAGGGCATTCTGGGGCGTCCGGTCGGCAGGCAGGAAAAGGCGCTGGACGTGGTGAACGAGCTTGGCATCGACCTGCTGCTCGCCGGACACAATCACCGCGCCTCGACCCACCATGCGCGCGATCTCGTCACCCGGGCGGGCGGTGCGCTGGTGGTGCAGGCGGGTACTGCGACCTCGGTTCGCACGCGCGAGGAGGAGCAGAGCTTCAACATTCTGGAGGTCGAACCCGGCGCCGTCACGCTTGGCCTCAAGCGCTGGACCGGCGCCCAATTCGAGAGCGCCGAGCCGACCCGCTTCGTCAAGCAAGGGGACGCCTGGCACCGGGCGGAGGTCCTGGCCGATCCTGCCGAGGCTTGA
- a CDS encoding acetyl-CoA C-acyltransferase: protein MATASDNVVILSYARTPMGAMQGALADVSATDLGATAVKAAVERAGVEGGDIDRIYMGCVLPAGLGQAPARQAAIKAGLPTSVQATTVNKVCGSGMQTVIMGAEAIATGNADLIVAGGMESMTNAPYLLKKHRSGARIGHDKIYDHMFLDGLEDAYEEGRAMGSFAQATANDYQLTRQGMDAYAIESLNRAKSAIDNGGFKDEIAPVTVKSRAGETVVDTDEAPGRGRPDKIPQLKPAFDKEGTITAATSSSISDGAAAVVLARESDAAAKGLTPVARIVATAAHAQAPAEFTIAPVGAIHKVLDKAGWSIGEVDLFEVNEAFACVAMFAMKDLGIGHDKINVHGGATALGHPIGASGTRIIVTLLNALKQKGLKRGIASLCIGGGEATAVAVELV, encoded by the coding sequence ATGGCCACCGCATCCGATAACGTCGTCATTCTCTCTTACGCGCGCACCCCGATGGGTGCGATGCAGGGGGCGCTGGCCGATGTCAGCGCGACCGATCTCGGCGCCACCGCGGTGAAAGCGGCGGTCGAGCGGGCCGGAGTTGAAGGCGGCGACATCGACCGCATCTACATGGGCTGCGTGCTTCCGGCAGGCCTCGGCCAAGCTCCGGCGCGTCAGGCGGCGATCAAGGCGGGCCTTCCGACCAGCGTCCAGGCGACCACCGTCAACAAGGTCTGCGGCTCGGGCATGCAGACGGTGATCATGGGCGCCGAAGCGATCGCCACGGGCAATGCCGACCTCATCGTCGCGGGCGGCATGGAGAGCATGACCAACGCGCCTTACCTGCTCAAGAAGCACCGCAGCGGCGCGCGGATCGGCCACGACAAGATCTACGACCACATGTTCCTCGACGGGCTGGAAGACGCCTACGAGGAAGGCCGCGCGATGGGCAGCTTCGCGCAGGCCACCGCCAACGATTATCAGCTGACCCGTCAGGGCATGGACGCTTACGCGATCGAAAGCCTCAACCGCGCCAAGTCGGCGATCGACAATGGCGGGTTCAAGGACGAGATCGCCCCGGTCACGGTAAAGAGCCGCGCGGGTGAGACGGTAGTCGATACCGACGAGGCACCCGGCCGCGGCCGTCCCGACAAGATCCCGCAATTGAAACCTGCCTTCGACAAGGAAGGCACCATCACCGCCGCGACTAGTTCGTCCATCTCCGACGGCGCTGCCGCCGTGGTGCTGGCGCGCGAGTCGGATGCGGCGGCCAAGGGGCTCACCCCCGTCGCCCGCATCGTCGCCACCGCCGCCCACGCCCAGGCCCCGGCCGAATTCACGATCGCCCCGGTTGGCGCCATCCACAAGGTGCTCGACAAGGCCGGCTGGTCGATAGGCGAGGTCGACCTGTTCGAGGTCAACGAAGCCTTCGCCTGCGTCGCCATGTTCGCGATGAAGGACCTCGGCATCGGCCACGACAAGATCAACGTCCACGGCGGTGCGACCGCGCTGGGTCACCCGATCGGCGCCAGCGGCACCCGCATCATCGTGACGCTGCTCAACGCGCTCAAGCAGAAAGGCCTGAAGCGCGGCATCGCCTCGCTCTGCATTGGCGGCGGCGAAGCGACAGCCGTGGCGGTCGAGCTGGTCTAA
- a CDS encoding NAD(P)H-dependent flavin oxidoreductase, whose translation MFKGLSPINYRGREVWPLVEGGKGVSATNHMSSGAWAAAGGIGTVSAVNADSYDPEGRIIPQVYNGMTRRERHEELIKYGIEGAVAQVERAYEMSDGKGAININVLWEMGGAQPILHGVLERTRGKVAGVTCGAGMPYKLSEIAASYGVSYLPIVSSGRAFRALWKRAYSKFAEFLSGVVYEDPWLAGGHNGLSNAEDPRVPQAPYPRVAELRAMMRECGVPDTVPIVMAGGVWRLDEWEDWIDNPELGAIMFQFGTRPLLTQESPIPPDWKARLMTLEEGDVLLHKFSPTGFYSSAVRNPFLRNLEARSERQIAFTKEQVGDHAFELDVGIGTKKNYWVTKGDLQHAREWYGAGYTQAMKTPDDTLVFVTPEEEKIIRKDQADCMGCLSQCSFSSWSDNEKNSTGRLADPRSFCIQKTLQDIAHGGPVEQNLMFAGHAAFRFKSDPFYSNGFVPTVKQLVDRIRTGA comes from the coding sequence GTGTTCAAGGGTTTGTCGCCGATCAACTACCGCGGGCGCGAAGTGTGGCCGCTGGTCGAGGGCGGCAAGGGCGTGTCGGCGACCAATCACATGAGCTCGGGCGCGTGGGCGGCCGCCGGCGGCATCGGCACGGTCAGCGCGGTCAATGCCGACAGCTACGATCCCGAAGGCCGGATCATCCCCCAGGTCTATAACGGCATGACCCGCCGCGAGCGTCACGAAGAGCTGATCAAATACGGCATCGAGGGCGCCGTCGCGCAGGTCGAGCGCGCGTACGAGATGTCGGACGGCAAGGGCGCGATCAACATCAACGTGCTGTGGGAAATGGGCGGCGCGCAGCCAATCCTTCACGGTGTGCTGGAACGCACCCGGGGCAAGGTGGCGGGTGTCACCTGCGGTGCGGGCATGCCGTACAAGCTGAGCGAGATCGCCGCTTCGTACGGCGTTTCGTATCTGCCGATCGTCAGCTCCGGCCGCGCCTTCCGCGCGCTGTGGAAGCGGGCTTATTCCAAGTTCGCCGAGTTTCTCTCGGGCGTGGTCTACGAGGATCCCTGGCTTGCCGGCGGGCACAACGGCCTCAGCAACGCCGAGGATCCGCGCGTGCCCCAAGCGCCCTATCCGCGCGTCGCCGAGCTGCGCGCGATGATGCGCGAATGTGGCGTGCCCGACACCGTGCCGATCGTGATGGCGGGCGGCGTGTGGCGTTTGGACGAATGGGAAGACTGGATCGACAATCCTGAGCTGGGCGCGATCATGTTTCAGTTCGGCACCCGCCCATTGCTCACCCAGGAAAGCCCGATCCCGCCCGACTGGAAGGCGCGGCTGATGACGCTGGAGGAGGGCGACGTCCTGCTTCACAAATTTTCGCCGACGGGCTTCTACAGCTCGGCGGTGCGCAACCCGTTCCTGCGCAATTTGGAAGCGCGCAGCGAACGGCAGATCGCCTTCACCAAGGAGCAGGTCGGCGATCACGCCTTCGAGCTCGACGTAGGCATCGGCACCAAGAAGAATTACTGGGTCACGAAGGGCGATCTGCAGCACGCGCGCGAATGGTATGGCGCGGGCTATACCCAGGCGATGAAGACGCCGGACGACACACTCGTGTTCGTCACACCCGAGGAAGAAAAGATCATCCGCAAGGACCAGGCCGACTGCATGGGCTGCCTCAGCCAGTGCAGCTTCTCGAGTTGGTCGGACAATGAGAAGAACTCGACCGGCCGCCTCGCCGACCCGCGCAGCTTCTGCATCCAGAAAACGCTCCAGGACATCGCTCACGGCGGCCCGGTCGAGCAGAACCTCATGTTCGCCGGCCACGCCGCGTTCCGGTTCAAGAGCGATCCTTTCTACTCGAACGGCTTCGTGCCGACCGTGAAGCAGCTCGTCGATCGGATCCGGACGGGCGCGTGA
- a CDS encoding SH3 domain-containing protein yields MKRLVAIALLGLAAPAAAQDRAVPYWASLKSGQAMMRSGPGENYPGVWLYQRQGLPMRVLRRHENWRLVQDSEGTRGWMLFRLLTEQRTVLIKGNGPRSVHAKADESSRVRYLAEPGVVGRIDNCGEGWCHITFGAREGHIKVADIWGVDPGETVKD; encoded by the coding sequence ATGAAGCGGCTGGTCGCGATCGCATTGCTGGGTCTGGCAGCGCCCGCCGCGGCGCAGGATCGCGCCGTCCCTTATTGGGCCTCGTTGAAGAGCGGGCAGGCCATGATGCGATCCGGACCGGGAGAAAATTATCCCGGCGTCTGGCTTTACCAGCGCCAGGGGCTTCCGATGCGGGTGTTGAGGCGGCACGAGAATTGGCGGCTGGTTCAGGACAGTGAGGGCACACGGGGCTGGATGCTGTTTCGATTGCTGACCGAACAGCGCACCGTTCTAATCAAAGGCAACGGACCCCGTTCAGTTCACGCCAAGGCCGACGAAAGCAGCCGCGTCCGCTATCTCGCCGAGCCTGGCGTCGTCGGCCGCATCGACAATTGCGGCGAGGGCTGGTGCCACATCACCTTCGGCGCCCGCGAAGGTCATATCAAGGTCGCCGACATCTGGGGCGTCGACCCGGGCGAGACGGTCAAGGACTGA
- a CDS encoding glycine zipper 2TM domain-containing protein, which yields MKKFLFAAAAASLVAIPGAASAQYYPGYGYNNGYQRGYENYNRGYSGQGYYGQNYANRCSGTTGTIIGGVAGAVVGSKIAGSRQRYDYYGNRRGGSNATGAIIGGAVGALLGRKVDKDSCNRRNYNYGYRY from the coding sequence ATGAAGAAGTTTCTGTTCGCCGCCGCTGCCGCCTCGCTTGTCGCGATTCCGGGCGCTGCCAGCGCGCAATATTATCCGGGCTACGGCTATAACAACGGCTATCAGCGCGGGTACGAAAATTATAATCGTGGCTACAGCGGCCAGGGCTATTACGGCCAGAACTACGCCAACCGCTGTTCGGGCACGACCGGCACCATCATCGGCGGTGTCGCCGGGGCCGTGGTCGGCAGCAAGATCGCCGGCAGCCGCCAGCGCTACGATTATTACGGCAACCGCCGCGGCGGCAGCAATGCCACCGGCGCGATCATCGGCGGCGCGGTCGGCGCGCTTCTTGGCCGCAAGGTCGACAAGGACAGCTGCAACCGCCGCAACTACAATTACGGCTACCGCTACTAA